A portion of the Musa acuminata AAA Group cultivar baxijiao chromosome BXJ1-1, Cavendish_Baxijiao_AAA, whole genome shotgun sequence genome contains these proteins:
- the LOC135656048 gene encoding protein CLMP1-like has protein sequence MGKSGGRKKKNATAPAVAATATAPATAPAPAPAAPASPPPPPPPTASSNGVVEIDLSLLLKRAHGLKEEGNRLFQAKDYAGALRQYEMALKLTPRSHADRAVFHSNRAACLMQMRPVDHEAVAAECSLALQAQPGFPRALLRRARALEALRRYDVALQDVHALLDQDPSHSDALDLARRLRAALAPSAPSAPAAADPGSRPSPAALGASAVRVGAPVAGLGPCLPARPKKSSPSAQNPQNFMTANKPTSSSQNHHPPTSPALFNGPDTKPPRQLLSKPSSAEASSQPVLVGSPVDGSQQSAGKEPSLRTVVNRWRPLKLVYDHDIRLGQMPAYCSFKVLREIVANRFPSSKSVLIKYKDADGDLVTVTSTAELRLAESSVDELNKKDKKDGTGMDMDDKLQLLRLHIVEVFPEQEPLIQEEEEKMPEDEGLIKTDQSVSDSSNGDSIAEAVNNDVVKIGSEAEEVAKDNGEDANNGCGHAECKEAEIDDWLFEFAHLFRNQVGIDPDAHLDLHELGMELCSEALEETITGEEAQGLFDMAAAKFQEVAALAFFNWGNVHMCAARKRIPLDEASPKEVMAAQLQTAYDWVRERYALAGQKYEEALQIKPDFYEGLLALGQQQFETAKLHWSFVLAKNVDLSTWDSSETIRLFDSAEEKMKSATEMWEKVEEQRISELKDLGKSKEDELLKKRKKQKAIDGQAELSADEAAEQAAAMRSQIHLFWGNMLFERSQLEFKLGFGNWKKNLDAAVERFTLAGASEGDISTVLKKHASCETEAECDEKKVTSSSTTASEISPGMY, from the exons ATGGGGAAGTCCGGTGGCCGAAAGAAGAAGAACGCGACCGCTCCTGCCgtggccgccaccgccaccgcccccGCCACGGCCCCGGCCCCGGCCCCCGCCGCCCCAGCGTcgccacctccgccgccgccaccgacGGCCTCCTCCAACGGGGTCGTGGAGATCGACCTCTCCCTCCTCTTGAAGCGCGCCCACGGTCTCAAGGAAGAGGGCAACCGGCTATTCCAGGCCAAGGATTATGCGGGCGCACTCCGGCAGTACGAGATGGCCCTCAAGCTCACCCCCCGCAGCCACGCAGACCGCGCCGTCTTCCACAGCAATCGCGCGGCCTGCCTCATGCAGATGCGCCCCGTGGACCACGAGGCCGTCGCCGCCGAGTGCTCGCTCGCCCTCCAGGCGCAACCGGGTTTCCCCCGCGCCCTCCTCCGGCGTGCCCGCGCTCTCGAGGCCCTTCGCCGCTACGACGTCGCTCTCCAGGACGTCCATGCGCTGCTCGACCAGGACCCCTCCCACTCCGACGCCCTAGACCTTGCCCGCCGCCTCCGCGCCGCCCTCGCCCCCTCCGCCCCCTCCGCCCCTGCCGCCGCCGATCCCGGTAGTCGTCCCTCGCCTGCGGCCCTCGGCGCCTCCGCTGTTCGAGTTGGCGCCCCGGTCGCGGGTCTCGGACCCTGCCTCCCCGCCCGCCCCAAGAAGTCATCGCCCTCTGCACAGAATCCACAGAATTTCATGACGGCCAATAAGCCGACCTCCTCTTCTCAAAACCACCACCCACCGACCTCACCTGCTCTTTTTAATGGTCCTGACACTAAACCCCCTCGGCAGCTTCTTTCTAAGCCGTCTAGTGCGGAGGCCTCATCGCAACCAGTGCTGGTTGGTTCACCCGTTGACGGTTCACAGCAAAGCGCTGGAAAGGAGCCTTCTTTGAGAACGGTGGTAAACCGATGGAGGCCGCTGAAGCTCGTGTATGACCATGATATAAGGCTTGGTCAGATGCCAGCGTATTGTAGCTTCAAGGTTCTAAGGGAGATTGTAGCGAATAGGTTTCCATCGTCCAAGTCGGTGCTGATCAAGTACAAGGATGCCGATGGTGATCTCGTGACTGTGACCAGCACTGCCGAGTTAAGATTGGCTGAGTCTTCTGTCGATGAGCTCAATAAGAAAGACAAAAAGGATGGTACTGGAATGGATATGGATGATAAACTACAACTGTTGAGGTTGCACATCGTGGAGGTGTTCCCTGAGCAAGAACCTCTGAttcaagaagaagaggagaagatgcCGGAGGATGAGGGGTTGATAAAGACTGATCAGAGTGTGTCGGATTCATCAAATGGGGACTCCATTGCTGAAGCAGTAAACAATGATGTCGTAAAGATAGGCTCAGAGGCAGAAGAAGTTGCAAAAGATAACGGTGAGGATGCAAACAACGGATGCGGCCATGCTGAGTGTAAGGAGGCTGAGATTGATGATTGGTTGTTCGAATTTGCTCATCTGTTCAGGAATCAAGTTGGAATAGACCCTGATGCCCACTTAGACTTGCACGAACTGGGAATGGAGCTGTGCTCTGAGGCACTCGAGGAGACAATTACGGGAGAGGAAGCCCAAGGACTCTTTGACATGGCAGCTGCTAAGTTCCAGGAGGTGGCAGCACTGGCCTTCTTCAACTGGGGGAATGTGCACATGTGTGCTGCACGAAAACGCATCCCCCTGGATGAGGCTTCACCCAAAGAAGTTATGGCTGCTCAACTTCAAACAGCATATGATTGGGTGCGGGAGAGATATGCTCTTGCTGGGCAAAAGTATGAGGAGGCGCTTCAAATCAAGCCCGACTTTTATGAAGGGTTGCTTGCTTTGGGGCAGCAGCAGTTTGAAACTGCAAAGCTCCATTGGTCCTTTGTCTTGGCTAAGAATGTGGATCTGTCAACATGGGACTCTTCAGAAACAATCAGACTTTTTGATAGTGCAGAGGAGAAGATGAAGTCTGCTACTGAGATGTGGGAGAAAGTGGAGGAGCAAAGGATTAGTGAGCTTAAAGACCTTGGAAAAAGCAAGGAGGATGAGTTgttaaagaagaggaagaaacagAAAGCAATAGATGGTCAGGCTGAGTTGTCAGCCGATGAAGCAGCAGAGCAAGCTGCAGCAATGAGATCTCAGATACATCTGTTTTGGGGTAACATGCTCTTTGAGCGATCACAACTTGAGTTTAAGCTTGGATTTGGCAACTGGAAAAAGAATCTTGATGCTGCTGTTGAAAGATTTACGCTAGCTGGGGCTTCTGAAGGAGACATATCTACAGTTCTGAAGAAACATGCTTCCTGTGAAACTGAAGCCGAGTGTGATGAGAAGAAAGTGACAAGTTCGAGCACCACTGCTTCAGAG ATATCACCTGGGATGTATTGA
- the LOC135656242 gene encoding plant UBX domain-containing protein 4-like, with amino-acid sequence MEGRGSSLEDEEKRSLVETFLGITASTREEALFFLESHDWVLDSAILSFYDDNSDSHQHRQPQDHDDDPADQDEDYIPQEVAAPAAVPPPRVTRSTGAAAAPTARVTRSSASAGGSSTAMGSRGDKKPSKPSGSRPTIRTLADLNRSSDPGSDSDSDGPQEYYTGGEKSGMLVQDPSKGGNDVDAIFEQARQMGAMQGPFEPQQSSSSRSFTGTGRLLTGESVPPAPQQPENVVHNIYFWRNGFTVNDGPLRRFDDPENASFLESIRKSECPKELEPADRRSMVNVNLIRREENCPEPARRLTPFQGVGRTLAGGSSDSSVTEPTVDNAASSAVPSSFGLSVDESMPSTSIQLRLADGTRMVARFNTHHTIGDIRAFIDASRPGSARTYQLQTVGFPPKQLNDVGKTIEEAGLANSVIIQKG; translated from the exons ATGGAGGGGCGTGGCAGCAGCTTGGAGGATGAAGAGAAGAGAAGCCTGGTAGAGACGTTCCTGGGTATCACCGCCTCTACCCGAGAGGAAGCTCTTTTCTTCCTCGAGAGCCACGATTGGGTCCTCGATTCTGCCATCCTCTCCTTTTACGACGACAACTCCGATTCCCACCAGCACCGCCAACCCCAAGACCACGACGACGACCCCGCCGACCAGGACGAGGACTACATACCTCAGGAAGTCGCCGCTCCCGCAGCCGTACCGCCCCCGCGTGTGACTCGTTCCACCGGCGCCGCTGCTGCACCGACCGCGCGGGTGACTCGTTCTTCTGCCTCTGCCGGTGGATCCTCGACCGCGATGGGTTCCAGAGGGGATAAGAAGCCTTCCAAACCGTCCGGCAGCCGGCCGACCATCCGAACCCTAGCCGATCTGAACCGGAGTTCTGATCCGGGCTCCGATAGCGACTCCGATGGACCACAAGAGTACTACACTGGCGGCGAGAAGAG TGGTATGCTTGTTCAAGATCCTTCAAAAGGTGGCAATGATGTTGATGCAATATTTGAGCAAGCTAGGCAGATGGGAGCCATGCAGGGACCTTTTGAGCCTCAGCAATCCTCTAGTTCTAGAAGTTTTACTGGAACTGGTAGGTTATTGACAGGTGAATCAGTACCACCTGCTCCCCAACAGCCTGAAAATGTTGTGCACAATATCTATTTCTGGAGGAATGGATTTACTGTGAATGATGGTCCATTAAGGAGGTTTGATGATCCTGAGAATGCGTCCTTCTTAGAG AGCATTAGAAAGTCTGAATGCCCTAAAGAACTTGAACCAGCAGATCGGAGGTCTATGGTTAATGTCAATCTCATTCGGAGGGAAGAAAATTGCCCA GAACCTGCAAGACGCCTCACTCCATTCCAAGGTGTAGGAAGGACACTTGCTGGTGGATCTTCTGACAGTTCTGTGACTGAACCTACTGTGGATAATGCTGCGTCCAGTGCAGTGCCTTCGTCTTTCGGTCTTTCAGTTGATGAATCTATGCCGTCCACTTCAATTCAGCTAAGGTTAGCGGACGGCACTCGCATGGTTGCACGCTTTAATACTCATCATACAATAGGTGACATTCGGGCATTCATCGATGCATCAAGGCCTGGTTCAGCGAGAACTTACCAGCTACAAACTGTTGGTTTTCCACCCAAGCAGCTGAATGATGTCGGTAAGACAATCGAAGAAGCAGGACTTGCCAACTCGGTTATTATTCAAAAAGGTTGA